A window of Opitutus sp. ER46 contains these coding sequences:
- the tpiA gene encoding triose-phosphate isomerase, with translation MSSRKKLIAGNWKMNKTPADGVALVRDIVAAIGKQSDVEVVVCPPFTALESVGKALEGSNVKLGAQNMHHEASGAYTGEISAAMLRALFATHVILGHSERRSYFGENDEFINKKVITSLKNQLKPILCVGETLAERESGSTLKVVQRQVEGGLEGVSKEQAPTVVVAYEPVWAIGTGKVATTEQAQEVHAFIRGLLVKLFGDAVAQKVRILYGGSMKPANAPELLAQQDIDGGLIGGAALEARSFVDLVNAATAAK, from the coding sequence ATGTCCTCCCGCAAAAAACTCATCGCCGGCAACTGGAAGATGAACAAGACGCCCGCCGACGGCGTCGCCCTGGTTCGCGACATCGTCGCCGCCATCGGCAAGCAGTCCGACGTCGAAGTCGTGGTCTGCCCGCCGTTCACCGCGCTCGAAAGCGTGGGCAAGGCCCTCGAAGGCTCCAACGTGAAGCTCGGGGCGCAGAACATGCACCACGAGGCGAGCGGCGCCTACACGGGCGAGATCTCCGCGGCGATGCTGCGGGCCCTGTTCGCCACGCACGTGATCCTCGGCCACAGCGAGCGCCGCAGCTACTTCGGCGAGAACGACGAGTTCATCAACAAGAAGGTCATCACCTCCCTGAAGAACCAGCTGAAGCCGATTCTCTGCGTGGGCGAGACCCTCGCCGAGCGTGAGTCCGGCTCGACCCTCAAGGTCGTGCAGCGCCAGGTCGAGGGCGGCCTCGAGGGCGTAAGCAAGGAGCAGGCGCCCACGGTCGTCGTCGCGTACGAGCCCGTCTGGGCGATCGGCACCGGCAAGGTCGCCACGACCGAGCAGGCCCAGGAGGTGCACGCGTTTATCCGCGGCCTGCTGGTGAAGCTCTTCGGTGACGCCGTGGCCCAGAAGGTCCGCATCCTCTACGGTGGTTCGATGAAGCCGGCCAATGCGCCCGAGCTGCTCGCGCAGCAGGACATCGACGGCGGGCTCATCGGTGGCGCCGCGCTCGAGGCCCGCAGCTTCGTTGACCTCGTCAACGCGGCCACCGCGGCCAAGTAA
- a CDS encoding phospholipase D-like domain-containing protein: MLEALRHFAHEILPSGLLAELLTIGGFILAVFLVARLMSEKRAPANTFAWLLIIVLVPWVGVPLYLLIGGRKLRRLAERKSQLRPTLPGGTPHPLPFAASPIVHTTVSAGATPPVGGNSIRFLTNGEEAYAALEHHIRTARHTIHITAFILGRDDTGRRLVSLLAARAAEGVRVRLLLDSVGSMFSRRGFVNPLRRAGGRVGSFMPVLPFTSRGSANLRNHRKIAVFDHCTAITGGHNLAREYMGPDPYTKRWQDFGAVIEGPAAALINEVFIADWSFATRESAAALHAEIPPECAVTEHGATQLQVVASGPDVPGDPLYEGLIAMIQEANHSIWIVTPYFIPDDVLLRSLIVKARSGKQVTLVTPRRSNHPIADFARRHYIRELQRAGGRVLLFSPGMLHSKAMIVDDTVAMFGSPNFDLRSLFVNFEIGILVHSRADVQAMKGWAMTLAATCQPPPSERRRLRIVSNVVEDLSRLLAPLL, from the coding sequence ATGCTCGAAGCTTTGCGCCACTTCGCCCACGAGATCCTGCCCAGCGGCCTGCTGGCAGAACTGCTGACCATTGGCGGATTCATCCTGGCCGTGTTCCTCGTCGCGCGGCTGATGAGCGAGAAGCGTGCTCCGGCCAACACCTTTGCGTGGTTGCTCATCATTGTCCTGGTCCCCTGGGTGGGAGTCCCGCTGTACCTGCTGATTGGCGGGCGAAAGCTCCGGCGCCTGGCCGAGCGGAAATCCCAACTTCGTCCCACCCTGCCCGGAGGCACCCCGCACCCGCTGCCGTTTGCCGCGTCGCCCATCGTGCACACCACGGTGTCGGCCGGCGCGACTCCGCCCGTTGGTGGCAACTCGATCCGCTTTCTTACCAACGGCGAGGAGGCGTACGCCGCGCTCGAGCACCACATCCGCACGGCCCGCCACACCATCCACATCACCGCGTTCATTCTCGGCCGCGACGACACGGGGCGCCGGCTGGTGTCACTGCTGGCCGCGCGGGCCGCCGAGGGGGTGCGCGTGCGGCTGCTGCTCGATTCCGTGGGCTCGATGTTCTCGCGCCGCGGCTTTGTGAACCCGCTGCGGCGCGCCGGCGGGCGGGTCGGCAGCTTCATGCCGGTGCTGCCCTTCACCTCGCGTGGGTCGGCGAACCTTCGCAATCATCGGAAAATCGCGGTGTTCGACCACTGCACCGCCATCACTGGCGGGCACAATCTCGCCCGCGAGTACATGGGGCCCGACCCGTACACGAAACGCTGGCAAGATTTCGGCGCCGTCATCGAGGGTCCCGCGGCTGCTTTGATCAACGAGGTCTTCATCGCCGACTGGTCCTTCGCCACCCGCGAATCGGCCGCGGCGCTCCACGCGGAGATCCCACCGGAATGCGCGGTGACGGAGCACGGTGCGACGCAGCTGCAGGTCGTGGCCAGCGGTCCCGACGTGCCGGGAGATCCGCTATACGAAGGTCTCATCGCGATGATCCAGGAGGCGAACCACAGCATCTGGATCGTCACGCCCTATTTCATTCCCGACGACGTGCTCCTGCGCTCGCTCATCGTAAAGGCGCGCTCGGGCAAGCAGGTGACCCTCGTCACACCGCGCCGCTCCAACCACCCGATCGCCGATTTTGCCCGCCGCCACTACATTCGCGAACTCCAGCGGGCCGGCGGCCGCGTGCTGCTCTTCTCCCCTGGCATGCTGCACAGCAAGGCGATGATCGTGGACGACACGGTTGCGATGTTCGGTTCGCCGAATTTCGACCTACGCAGCCTCTTTGTGAATTTCGAGATCGGCATCCTCGTGCACTCGCGCGCCGACGTGCAGGCGATGAAGGGCTGGGCGATGACGCTCGCGGCCACCTGCCAGCCGCCCCCCTCCGAGCGCCGCCGCCTGCGGATTGTCAGCAACGTGGTCGAAGACCTCAGCCGCCTGCTCGCCCCGCTCCTGTAG
- the yicI gene encoding alpha-xylosidase has product MKFTDGNWLLQPGLQAHHPAEAYEVSQVADALVVVAPTRRIRHRGDTLQGPLLTIRLDSPLADVVRVRIEHLRGRPDQGPSIPLQECPSPAVVIDTTAADQAVLRTGALSAQIARGENWELAFKADGHVLTRSAARGIGFVEGRDRTTFVHERLALGVGECVYGFGERFTAFVKNGQVVDNWNKDGGTCSEQAYKSVPFYLTNRGYGVLVSNTGPVSFEVASERVSQVQFSVPGESLEYFLIYGPTPKEILQKLTQLTGRPALPPAWSFGLWLTTSFTTSYDEATVTQFIDGMKQRDLPLHVFHFDCFWMREFRWCDFEWDPRTFADPAGLLRRLHERGLKVSVWINPYIAQLSPLFEEGRRQGYLLRKANGEVWQSDLWQPGMAIVDFTNPGARDWYTAHLRRLLEMGVDCFKTDFGERIPTDVVYHDGSDPVRMHNHYSVIYNEAVFRLIEEVRGAGNAVVFARSSHASGQRFPVHWGGDCHSTFESMAESLRGGLSLGLCGFGFWSHDIGGFEGLPDPAVYKRWVAFGLLSSHSRLHGSSSYRVPWVYNDEACDVLRFFTKLKCRLMPYLYGAAVTAHQHGVPVMRPMMLEYPHDPACANLERQYFLGDSILVAPVLSEDGLVDYYLPEGNWTHLLTGEVVAGGRWCRTQHDFLSLPVFARPGAVIPFGAQDNRPDYPLTEGVTFRAYQIADGAVAECEVPTLAGLPGIHLKLERHGAVLNATLSGSPAGAWRLQLPGVAALKSVAGGKPFADPAGVVVVPDPQTRQVSITLGA; this is encoded by the coding sequence ATGAAATTCACCGACGGCAACTGGCTGCTCCAACCCGGGCTGCAGGCCCACCATCCCGCGGAGGCCTATGAGGTCTCCCAGGTGGCGGACGCCCTGGTCGTGGTGGCGCCGACGCGACGCATCCGTCACCGCGGCGATACGCTGCAGGGGCCGCTCCTCACGATCCGGCTCGACTCACCGCTCGCCGACGTGGTCCGGGTGCGCATCGAGCACCTTCGCGGTCGCCCTGACCAGGGCCCTTCGATCCCGTTGCAGGAGTGTCCCTCGCCCGCGGTGGTCATCGATACGACCGCGGCCGACCAGGCGGTCCTTCGCACGGGCGCCTTGAGTGCGCAGATCGCGCGCGGCGAGAACTGGGAGCTGGCTTTCAAGGCGGACGGCCACGTCCTCACGCGCAGCGCCGCGCGCGGGATCGGCTTTGTCGAGGGCCGCGACCGGACGACGTTCGTGCATGAGCGTCTCGCCCTTGGCGTCGGCGAATGTGTCTACGGTTTTGGCGAACGATTCACGGCCTTCGTGAAGAACGGCCAGGTGGTCGACAATTGGAACAAGGACGGCGGCACCTGCAGCGAACAGGCCTACAAGAGTGTCCCGTTCTACCTCACGAATCGCGGCTACGGTGTTCTCGTCAGCAACACCGGCCCCGTCTCGTTCGAGGTCGCCTCCGAACGCGTCTCGCAGGTGCAGTTCAGCGTCCCCGGCGAATCGCTCGAGTACTTCCTCATCTACGGTCCGACCCCGAAGGAGATCCTGCAGAAGCTGACCCAGCTCACCGGCCGGCCGGCGCTGCCGCCCGCCTGGTCGTTTGGGCTCTGGCTGACCACGTCCTTCACGACGAGTTACGACGAAGCGACGGTGACGCAGTTCATCGATGGCATGAAGCAGCGCGATCTGCCGCTGCATGTCTTTCACTTCGACTGCTTCTGGATGCGGGAATTCCGGTGGTGCGACTTCGAATGGGATCCCCGCACGTTTGCCGACCCGGCCGGCCTCCTCCGCCGCCTGCACGAACGTGGCCTGAAGGTGAGCGTGTGGATCAATCCCTACATCGCCCAGCTCTCGCCCCTCTTCGAAGAGGGCCGCCGCCAGGGTTACCTCCTGCGCAAAGCGAATGGCGAGGTCTGGCAGAGCGACCTCTGGCAACCGGGCATGGCCATCGTCGACTTCACCAACCCCGGCGCGCGCGACTGGTACACGGCACATCTCCGGCGCCTGCTCGAGATGGGCGTCGACTGCTTCAAGACGGACTTCGGCGAGCGCATCCCGACCGACGTCGTTTACCACGACGGCTCCGACCCGGTGCGGATGCACAATCACTACAGCGTCATCTACAACGAGGCGGTCTTCCGGTTGATCGAGGAGGTTCGCGGCGCCGGCAATGCCGTCGTCTTCGCGCGCTCCTCGCATGCTTCCGGCCAGCGTTTCCCGGTGCACTGGGGTGGCGACTGCCATTCCACGTTCGAGTCGATGGCTGAGAGCCTCCGGGGGGGATTGTCGCTTGGGCTGTGCGGCTTTGGTTTCTGGAGCCACGACATTGGCGGCTTCGAAGGTCTGCCAGACCCAGCCGTCTACAAGCGCTGGGTCGCTTTCGGCCTGCTCTCTTCGCACAGCCGGCTCCACGGCAGCTCCTCCTATCGCGTGCCGTGGGTCTACAACGACGAGGCGTGCGACGTCCTCCGCTTCTTCACGAAGCTGAAGTGCCGCCTCATGCCGTATCTCTACGGGGCGGCAGTCACCGCGCACCAGCACGGCGTGCCCGTGATGCGGCCGATGATGCTCGAGTACCCGCACGACCCGGCCTGCGCGAATCTCGAGCGCCAGTACTTCCTCGGCGATTCGATCCTGGTGGCGCCCGTGCTGTCGGAGGATGGGCTCGTCGACTACTACCTGCCGGAAGGCAATTGGACCCATCTCCTCACGGGCGAGGTGGTCGCCGGTGGGCGGTGGTGCCGCACCCAGCACGACTTCCTGAGCCTGCCGGTGTTCGCACGGCCCGGCGCCGTCATTCCGTTCGGCGCGCAGGACAACCGGCCTGACTACCCGCTGACCGAAGGCGTCACCTTCCGGGCGTACCAGATTGCCGATGGCGCCGTTGCGGAGTGCGAGGTGCCGACGCTCGCTGGCCTGCCTGGCATCCACCTCAAGCTCGAGCGCCACGGCGCGGTGCTCAACGCGACGCTCAGTGGCAGCCCCGCGGGAGCGTGGCGCCTGCAGCTGCCCGGCGTCGCGGCGCTGAAGTCCGTCGCCGGAGGCAAACCGTTCGCCGATCCCGCCGGCGTTGTCGTCGTGCCCGATCCTCAAACCCGTCAGGTGAGCATCACGCTCGGCGCCTGA
- a CDS encoding acyl-ACP thioesterase domain-containing protein, producing MTYGDIDRDERQLLPRVFKMLQDAAIEHANLFGTGTNAVATRAESWVLNRIVVEIARYPRPGEALKVETWSTGIKGFKGYRDFRVCDSGGRQVMTASSLWLYIRLASKSIVRVPREVADIFPIGEGVACCPELEQLPFDVPGSAATAVPVTLRYSDFDVNNHVNNAAYLDFVQTALARVGAPKRPRQVRLKYAKEIPLDADRVDVRVEQAGADAVFSVERDGVVFAVGRALG from the coding sequence GTGACCTACGGGGATATCGACCGGGACGAGCGGCAGCTTCTGCCGCGCGTGTTCAAGATGCTGCAGGACGCGGCGATCGAGCATGCGAACCTCTTCGGCACCGGCACGAATGCGGTGGCCACGCGCGCGGAAAGCTGGGTGCTGAACCGGATCGTGGTGGAGATCGCGCGGTACCCGCGGCCCGGCGAAGCGCTGAAGGTTGAGACCTGGTCCACCGGCATCAAGGGCTTCAAGGGCTACCGCGATTTCCGCGTGTGCGACAGCGGCGGGCGGCAGGTGATGACGGCGAGTTCGCTGTGGCTGTACATCCGGCTCGCCTCGAAATCGATCGTGCGCGTGCCGCGCGAAGTCGCGGACATCTTCCCGATCGGCGAGGGGGTGGCCTGTTGTCCCGAACTGGAGCAACTGCCATTCGATGTGCCCGGCAGTGCCGCGACGGCGGTGCCGGTCACGCTCCGGTACTCGGATTTCGACGTGAACAACCACGTCAACAATGCGGCTTACCTGGATTTCGTGCAGACCGCGCTGGCGCGGGTCGGCGCGCCGAAGCGTCCCCGCCAAGTGCGGCTGAAATACGCGAAGGAGATCCCGCTCGATGCCGACCGGGTGGACGTGCGCGTCGAGCAGGCGGGGGCGGATGCGGTGTTCAGCGTCGAGCGCGATGGCGTGGTGTTTGCCGTCGGGCGGGCGCTGGGCTGA
- the radC gene encoding DNA repair protein RadC has protein sequence MTTPDAEYPASNRLRDTALGERPQERLERFGAAALSDTELLAMLLRSGTRGLDVLTLASRLIASAGSLGGLIGWGPAEFRQQKGIGRVKALQLVTVMEIARRVLGQQRGEAPLLNRADLVASHLGPQACGLQVEKFWVLCLNRKNRLLKQVEITSGTATAALAHPREVFRAAIREAASAVICAHNHPSGDPAPSAPDVQVTRQLREAAKAVDIELLDHVIVGRAPADPQGRGYFSFREAGML, from the coding sequence GTGACTACCCCCGACGCTGAATACCCTGCCAGCAACCGGCTCCGCGACACCGCGCTCGGCGAGCGCCCCCAGGAACGTCTCGAGCGCTTCGGCGCCGCGGCCCTGAGTGACACCGAATTGCTGGCCATGCTGCTTCGCAGCGGCACGCGCGGCCTGGACGTCCTCACCCTCGCCTCGCGCCTCATCGCCAGCGCGGGTTCGCTCGGCGGCCTGATTGGCTGGGGCCCGGCCGAGTTTCGTCAGCAAAAGGGGATCGGCCGCGTCAAGGCCCTGCAACTCGTCACCGTGATGGAAATCGCGCGTCGGGTGCTAGGTCAGCAACGAGGTGAGGCGCCGCTGCTCAATCGCGCGGACCTTGTGGCCAGCCACCTCGGGCCCCAGGCGTGCGGGCTCCAGGTGGAGAAATTTTGGGTCCTGTGCCTCAATCGAAAGAACCGGCTCCTCAAGCAGGTCGAAATCACCTCCGGCACCGCCACGGCCGCACTCGCCCATCCGCGGGAGGTATTTCGCGCGGCAATCCGCGAGGCCGCCTCAGCCGTCATCTGCGCTCATAACCACCCGTCCGGCGACCCGGCGCCAAGCGCACCCGACGTCCAGGTCACCCGCCAGCTCCGCGAGGCCGCGAAGGCGGTGGATATCGAACTACTCGACCACGTGATCGTCGGTCGGGCGCCGGCCGATCCCCAAGGCCGCGGCTACTTCAGCTTTCGCGAAGCCGGGATGCTTTAG
- a CDS encoding peptidylprolyl isomerase, which yields MTLRRLASFVFAAATSAAVYAQTPHSTPAAGAEGQITAPNTMESLNLRFANGIVAVAEEKIITVADVMREIIPLQQQIRNEARSQKEYDEKMEQLEDSVIQELIDRVLIIKEFHKDEKRQIPVSYVDNAISDRIAEQFDNDRAKFLAYLRAQGKTVREYRRDVEEEIIYGYMRGQQRKSETIISPVRIETYYNENKDKFYQEDQVHLRLIQLTRNEGETDEKLRQQANLVLARFNGGEKFEDLAKEYSRDARRSKGGDWGWLKRSDFRQEFSERAFNLKKGEASEPVLLPEGCFILFAEDRKFAGIQPIDDVRDQIERILVTQLSHTSQERWLERLRRNGYVKHY from the coding sequence ATGACCCTTCGTCGCCTTGCCTCGTTTGTCTTTGCCGCCGCAACGAGCGCGGCCGTTTACGCGCAAACGCCCCACTCCACCCCGGCAGCCGGCGCTGAAGGGCAGATCACTGCGCCCAACACGATGGAGAGTCTGAACCTGCGGTTCGCCAACGGCATTGTGGCAGTCGCCGAGGAGAAGATCATCACCGTGGCGGACGTGATGCGGGAGATCATTCCCCTGCAGCAGCAGATCCGAAACGAGGCCCGCTCCCAGAAGGAATACGACGAGAAGATGGAGCAGCTCGAGGACAGCGTCATTCAGGAGCTGATCGACCGCGTGCTGATCATCAAGGAGTTCCACAAGGACGAGAAGCGTCAGATCCCGGTCAGCTACGTCGACAACGCCATTTCCGACCGCATCGCCGAGCAGTTCGACAATGATCGCGCCAAGTTCCTCGCCTACCTGAGGGCCCAAGGAAAGACGGTCCGCGAATACCGCCGCGACGTCGAAGAGGAGATCATCTACGGCTACATGCGCGGTCAGCAGCGCAAGTCCGAGACGATCATCAGCCCGGTGCGCATCGAGACCTACTACAACGAGAACAAGGACAAGTTTTACCAGGAGGATCAGGTTCACCTGCGGCTGATCCAGCTCACGCGGAACGAAGGTGAAACCGACGAGAAGCTGCGGCAGCAGGCCAACCTCGTGCTCGCCCGCTTCAACGGCGGCGAGAAATTCGAGGATCTCGCCAAGGAATACAGCCGTGATGCCCGCCGCTCCAAGGGCGGTGACTGGGGCTGGCTGAAGCGCTCCGATTTCCGGCAGGAATTCAGTGAGCGGGCCTTCAATCTCAAGAAGGGCGAGGCCTCCGAGCCGGTCCTCCTCCCGGAAGGCTGCTTCATCCTCTTCGCGGAGGACCGGAAGTTCGCCGGCATCCAGCCGATCGACGATGTGCGCGACCAGATCGAGCGCATTCTGGTCACGCAGCTCTCGCACACCAGCCAGGAGCGGTGGCTCGAGCGCCTCCGTCGCAACGGCTACGTGAAGCACTACTGA
- the mfd gene encoding transcription-repair coupling factor, giving the protein MPVLTAQRHKLTGVCPPARGAVVDELCRADPAPVWLVVAADLRTAEHIADDVLFFHRNAGGERALEALVFPESMPETRDMREAFAASSDRLTVLSRLRSVRGQTSTPDTLVVVTTPGALGQPVPSLEEFATRELTLTRGQTQPFAGLLEQLQRLDYDSEAVCEAPGHYAVRGGIIDVYPITANTPYRLDFFGDEIETIREFDPVTQRSGTTVETISIAASPRVKLDPSKTGLADYFNAALRLVLVEPTGLDEAFSTIAREQGDALTPLLNKCAALYGVSDLDEASALFEDVGDETTWDSESLMHHRSYPDDALVAQERLHVEEEARHTFLQQVAKWNREGYDVVFVTSKEGEEQRSQEILGADAALKGINARWLRGGLNEGFRITYRAGAALTWARPAPGKPRRGQAAKNEAVLAGSAGLVVVSETEIFGRKRQRRPALNERAMAQRAQIDQLLDFSELVEGDFVVHLQHGIALYRGLTKLDTAEGIREVISLEFDDHVTLHVPLQESHLISRYVGLSKAKPQLGRIGSGRWEKARQAAERATIDLAAELLRIHAAREAEPGFAFAEDNTWQKEFEASFPFTETPDQLRAIQETKADMERTRPMDRLICGDVGFGKTEVAIRAAFKAVQGGKQVAVLVPTTVLAQQHLNTFRERMAGYPIAVEMVSRFRTKSEQSKVIAALGAGQVDILVGTHRLLQRDVVFKELGLVIIDEEQRFGVKHKEVFKRLRSTVDVLSMSATPIPRTLYMALTGARDLSVIETAPRNRHPIQTIVKTYDEKLVVEAVRHEIRRGGQVFYLHNRIDTIDLVAARLRELLPDLTIGVGHGQMESHELEEVMTEFVAGRYHLLVCTTIIESGLDIPNCNTIIIEGADRFGLSQLYQLRGRVGRFKHQAYAYLLLHRHTRLLDVARQRLTAMRQHNQLGAGFRIAMRDLELRGAGNLLGAEQSGHIVGVGFELYCQLLRQSVARLKGEKTASHVRASVKLDFVFVGEGPAADAGASGTSERGRHMDGYTAIKAAEDEAVVEVPRIQARIPSTYLGETRLRIDFYRKLALAESLPALKQLEDDLRDRFGKFGDEVRALLLITEIRIRAEQKGIVSVETDSNRLKCLRNSGRRDDWVQVGTRFPRLTAPKPLLRLREIIAFLINLPSP; this is encoded by the coding sequence ATGCCTGTTCTGACCGCCCAGCGTCACAAGCTGACCGGCGTCTGCCCGCCCGCCCGGGGCGCGGTGGTGGACGAGCTTTGTCGCGCAGACCCGGCGCCCGTGTGGCTGGTGGTGGCGGCGGACCTGCGGACGGCGGAGCACATTGCGGACGACGTGCTGTTCTTTCATCGCAACGCGGGCGGTGAGCGGGCGCTGGAGGCGTTGGTCTTTCCCGAGTCGATGCCGGAGACCCGCGACATGCGGGAGGCGTTCGCGGCCTCGAGCGACCGGCTGACGGTGCTTTCGCGACTGCGCTCGGTGCGCGGGCAGACCAGCACGCCGGACACGCTGGTCGTGGTGACGACGCCGGGCGCGCTGGGCCAGCCGGTGCCCTCGCTGGAGGAATTCGCGACGCGCGAACTGACGCTGACGCGCGGGCAGACGCAGCCCTTTGCCGGACTGCTCGAGCAGTTGCAGCGGCTCGACTACGACTCCGAGGCCGTGTGCGAGGCGCCGGGGCATTACGCGGTCCGCGGCGGCATCATCGACGTCTATCCGATCACGGCGAACACGCCGTACCGGCTCGATTTCTTCGGCGACGAGATCGAGACGATCCGCGAGTTCGATCCCGTGACCCAGCGTTCGGGGACGACGGTGGAGACGATCTCCATCGCCGCGTCGCCGCGGGTGAAGCTGGATCCCTCGAAGACCGGGTTGGCGGACTACTTCAATGCGGCGCTGCGGCTCGTGCTGGTGGAGCCGACCGGGCTCGACGAGGCCTTCAGCACGATCGCGCGCGAGCAAGGCGACGCGCTCACGCCGTTGCTCAACAAATGCGCGGCGCTCTACGGCGTGAGCGACCTGGACGAGGCGAGTGCGCTGTTTGAGGACGTGGGTGACGAAACGACGTGGGACAGCGAGAGCCTGATGCACCACCGCTCGTATCCCGACGACGCGCTGGTTGCACAGGAACGCCTGCACGTGGAAGAGGAGGCGCGACATACGTTTCTGCAGCAGGTGGCAAAGTGGAACCGCGAAGGGTACGACGTGGTGTTCGTGACCTCGAAGGAGGGCGAGGAGCAGCGCTCGCAGGAGATTCTCGGGGCGGATGCGGCGCTGAAAGGAATCAACGCGCGCTGGTTGCGCGGCGGGTTGAACGAGGGCTTTCGGATCACGTATCGCGCGGGCGCGGCGTTGACGTGGGCGCGACCGGCGCCGGGCAAGCCCCGCAGGGGCCAGGCCGCAAAGAACGAGGCCGTCTTGGCCGGCAGCGCCGGGCTGGTGGTAGTGAGCGAGACGGAGATTTTCGGGCGGAAACGGCAGCGGCGACCGGCGCTGAATGAGCGCGCCATGGCGCAGCGGGCGCAAATCGACCAGTTGCTTGATTTTTCCGAACTGGTCGAAGGCGACTTCGTTGTGCACCTGCAGCACGGCATCGCGTTGTACCGCGGGCTGACGAAACTCGACACCGCCGAGGGCATCCGCGAGGTGATCTCACTCGAGTTCGATGATCACGTGACGCTGCACGTGCCGTTGCAGGAGTCGCACCTGATCAGCCGCTACGTCGGCCTGAGCAAGGCCAAGCCTCAGCTCGGCCGGATCGGGTCGGGCCGGTGGGAAAAGGCCCGGCAGGCGGCGGAGCGCGCCACGATCGACCTCGCGGCGGAGCTCTTGCGCATCCACGCCGCGCGGGAAGCCGAGCCGGGGTTCGCGTTTGCGGAGGACAACACCTGGCAGAAGGAGTTCGAGGCCTCATTCCCGTTCACCGAAACGCCGGACCAACTGCGGGCGATCCAGGAAACGAAGGCCGACATGGAGCGCACGCGGCCGATGGACCGGCTGATCTGCGGCGACGTCGGCTTTGGCAAGACCGAGGTAGCGATCCGGGCCGCCTTCAAGGCGGTACAGGGCGGGAAGCAGGTGGCCGTGCTGGTGCCGACGACGGTCCTGGCGCAGCAGCACCTGAACACGTTTCGCGAACGGATGGCCGGCTACCCGATCGCCGTCGAGATGGTGAGTCGCTTCCGCACGAAATCCGAACAGAGCAAGGTCATCGCGGCGTTGGGCGCGGGCCAGGTCGACATCCTCGTGGGCACGCATCGGCTGCTGCAGCGGGACGTGGTGTTCAAGGAGCTGGGGCTGGTGATCATCGACGAGGAGCAGCGTTTCGGCGTGAAGCACAAGGAGGTGTTCAAGCGGCTCCGGTCCACCGTCGACGTGCTCTCGATGAGCGCGACGCCGATTCCGCGCACCCTCTACATGGCGCTGACCGGCGCGCGGGATCTGAGCGTGATCGAGACGGCGCCGCGAAACCGGCATCCGATCCAGACCATCGTGAAGACCTACGACGAGAAGCTCGTCGTGGAGGCGGTGCGGCACGAGATCCGACGCGGGGGCCAGGTTTTCTACCTGCACAATCGCATCGACACCATCGACCTGGTCGCGGCCCGGCTGCGCGAGCTCCTGCCGGACCTCACGATCGGTGTCGGACACGGGCAGATGGAGTCGCACGAGTTGGAGGAGGTCATGACCGAGTTCGTCGCCGGCCGGTACCACTTGCTGGTCTGCACGACGATCATCGAGAGCGGCCTCGATATTCCAAACTGCAACACGATCATCATCGAAGGCGCGGACCGGTTTGGGCTGTCGCAGTTGTACCAGCTTCGCGGCCGGGTCGGACGCTTCAAGCACCAGGCCTATGCCTATCTCCTGCTCCACCGGCACACGCGGCTGCTCGACGTGGCCCGCCAGCGCCTGACCGCGATGCGGCAGCACAACCAGCTCGGCGCGGGCTTCCGGATCGCGATGCGCGACCTGGAATTGCGCGGCGCCGGCAACCTGCTCGGCGCCGAACAGAGCGGGCACATTGTCGGCGTCGGCTTTGAACTCTACTGCCAGCTGCTCCGGCAATCGGTGGCGCGGTTGAAGGGCGAGAAAACCGCGTCGCACGTCCGCGCCAGCGTGAAGCTGGATTTCGTGTTCGTCGGGGAAGGGCCGGCCGCGGATGCGGGCGCCAGCGGCACGAGCGAGCGGGGCCGCCACATGGACGGCTACACGGCCATCAAGGCCGCCGAGGACGAAGCCGTGGTCGAGGTCCCCCGGATCCAGGCGCGCATCCCGTCGACTTACCTCGGCGAGACCCGGCTGCGCATCGATTTTTACCGCAAGTTGGCCCTGGCCGAGTCGTTGCCGGCGCTCAAGCAACTCGAAGACGATTTGCGCGACCGGTTCGGCAAGTTCGGCGACGAGGTCCGGGCGCTGTTGCTAATCACTGAGATCAGGATCCGGGCGGAACAAAAGGGCATCGTTTCCGTCGAAACCGACTCCAACCGCCTCAAGTGTTTGCGCAATTCCGGCCGACGGGACGACTGGGTGCAAGTTGGAACCCGGTTTCCAAGGTTGACCGCCCCCAAGCCCCTCCTACGGTTGCGCGAAATCATCGCCTTTCTGATCAATCTGCCGAGTCCATGA